The following proteins are encoded in a genomic region of Triticum dicoccoides isolate Atlit2015 ecotype Zavitan chromosome 1B, WEW_v2.0, whole genome shotgun sequence:
- the LOC119334232 gene encoding uncharacterized protein LOC119334232, with protein MGGHRVEDGRPPSNLQRFLDCTTPTVDTHILPKTNGRLSNDAWHHADADSVEYFNLADLWEQYYEWSAYGAGATVQLHGGDKVVQYYVPYLSGIQLYTNKVLNASRSFGEDYGMDFWSDDDDNEKMSRSWSSTSDDSFNCDVVGGNRRRPGHLYFEFFEVCSPYGRIPLMDKVYELSQGFPGLTSLKSVDLSPVSWMSVAWYPIYHIPYQRNVKDLSACFLTYHTISSSFQDHTPETMTYGSAASGKQNDQKANTVSLAPFGLAANKIQGSLWTNPRTGDLKRIVSLFGAADSWLKQLGVRHHDFNYFVTHPM; from the exons ATGGGCGGGCACAGGGTGGAGGACGGCCGCCCGCCGTCCAATCTGCAGCGCTTCCTCGACTGCACCACCCCGACAGTCGACACGCACATTCTCCCCAAG ACCAATGGCCGGCTGTCGAATGACGCGTGGCACCATGCCGACGCCGACAGCGTCGAGTACTTCAACCTAGCCGACCTGTGGGAGCAGTACTACGAGTGGAGCGCTTACGGCGCCGGAGCTACCGTGCAGCTGCACGGAGGGGACAAAGTGGTTCAGTACTACGTCCCATACTTGTCAGGGATACAGCTATACACCAACAAAGTCCTGAATGCATCCAG GAGTTTTGGTGAGGACTATGGCATGGACTTCTGGAGCGATGATGACGACAATGAGAAGATGTCAAGATCCTGGAGCTCAACATCTGACGACTCATTTAACTGCGACGTGGTGGGGGGGAACAGGAGGCGACCTGGCCATTTGTATTTTGAGTTCTTTGAAGTTTGCTCTCCTTATGGAAGGATCCCGCTCATGGATAAG GTATATGAATTATCCCAGGGCTTTCCTGGGTTGACATCGCTGAAGAGTGTCGACCTTTCGCCTGTCAGTTGGATGTCAGTTGCCTG GTATCCTATCTACCACATTCCCTACCAACGCAATGTGAAGGACTTGTCTGCGTGCTTCCTAACTTACCATACCATTTCCTCTTCATTTCAAG ATCACACACCGGAGACCATGACCTATGGCTCAGCTGCCAGTGGGAAACAGAATGACCAGAAGGCCAACACTGTATCACTAGCCCCGTTTGGACTGGCAGCAAACAAGATACAAGGCTCTCTGTGGACCAACCCCAGGACAGGAGATCTTAAGAGGATCGTCTCCCTCTTCGGCGCAGCAGACTCCTGGCTCAAGCAGCTTGGAGTCCGGCACCATGACTTCAACTACTTCGTCACTCACCCCATGTGA